TCTTCGGTGCCGACCCGCTGAAGAAACTGCCCAACACCCACCCGATCTATTCGAGCTTCTTCAAGTTCGAAGGGCCGCCCGCCACCAGCTTCGAGCTGAACGGCTGGGGCGACGATCTCGTTCATGATTACCTCAAGGGCTACACCGCCAATGGCCGGCTCGGCATCCTGTACAGCAACAAGGATTATGGTTGCGAATGGGATTATGACTGGCGAAACAAGCGCTTCCTGGCCGAAGACAATACCAAATTGGCGGTCAACATCATCGTCTACGCGCTGACCGTCTGACCCCCTGCCCGCACCCGGAGCCCTGATGACCGATACCCCAAGCGAAGCCGACCTTGCCGCGCGGATCGATGCGATCGCGCGGCTGCGCGTCGAAATCGGCCGTGCGATCATCGGCCAGCACGACGTCGTCGAACAATTGCTGATCGCCCTGTTTGCCGGCGGCCATTGCCTGATCGAGGGGGTGCCGGGGCTCGGCAAGACCCTGCTCGTGCGCACCTTGGGCGAAGCCTTGTCGCTCGAATTCCGCCGCGTCCAGTTCACCCCCGATCTAATGCCGAGCGACATTTTGGGCACCGAATTGCTCGAAGAGGATCACGGCACCGGCCATCGCCATTTCCGCTTCCAGAAAGGCCCGGTCTTCACCAACCTCTTCCTGGCGGACGAACTCAACCGCACCCCGCCCAAGACCCAGGCGGCGCTGCTCGAGGCGATGCAGGAACACAGCGTCAGCTATGCCGGCGTCACCCACCGCCTCTCCGAGCCGTTCTTCGTGCTCGCGACGCAGAACCCGATCGAACAGGCGGGCACCTATCCGCTGCCCGAGGCGCAGCTCGACCGCTTCCTGCTCAACATCCGCGTCGATTATCCGACCGAGGCCGAGGAACGCGCGATCATTACCCACACCACCGGCGCGGCGGGCACGCGCGTCGAGGCGGTGATGCACGCCGAAGACATTGTCCAGATCCAGTCATGGGTGCGCCAGGTGCATGTCAGCGACGCGCTGCTCGGCTGGGTCACGGCGTTGGTGCGCGCCACCCGGCCCGGCCCCACCGCGCCCGCCGCGATCAACCACTATGTCCGCTGGGGTGCTGGCCCGCGCGCGGGGCAGGCGCTGATCCTCGCCGCCAAGGCACGCGCGATGCTCGAAGGGCGGCTGGCGGCGACGCGCGAGGACATCGCCGCCTTGGTCGCGCCGGTGCTTCGCCACCGCATCCTGCTGTCCTTCGCTGCCGAGGCCGAGCGCCGCTCGCCCGACGACGTCATCGCCGATCTGCTCGCCGCGATCCCAGCGCCCGCCTGACCTTGCCCGTGTCGCCGCTCGATCTTCCGCACGACGTTCGCCGCCGGCTGGCGCGGCTGTCGATCGTGCCGCGCGGGCGCAGCGGGCTCGGCGGCGTCGGCATCCATGCCAGCCGAAATCGCGGCACCGGGATGGAGTTCGCGCAATACCGCCCGTACGAGCGCGGCGACGAATTGCGCTCGATCGACTGGAAGCTCTACGCGCGCTCGGACCGCTTCTTCGTGCGCGATGCCGAGCGCGAAAGCCCGCTCGCGGTATGGATCATCCTCGATGCCAGCGCATCGATGGCGCAGGCCGATCTCGCCACTCCCGGCTGGTCGCGCTTCGACGCCGCGCGCCGCCTCGCCGCCGCGATCGCCGCAGTCGCGCTGGCGCAGGGCGACCGGTTCGGGCTGATCGTCGAAGGCGGCGGCGCACCGATCGTCGTCGCCCCCGGCAGCGGCCCGCGCCACCGCGACCGGCTGCATCTCGCGCTCGCGCCGCTTGCCGCCACCGGCGTCGCCGACTGGGAAGGCGCGCGCCAGCGGCTGGGCGAGCGCATCGGCCGCGACGATGTCGCGATCGTGCTGACCGACGGCTTCGACGAAGCTTGTATCGCCACGATCGAGGCGCTCGCCGCGTCGGGCCGCGACCTGTGCACAATCCGGCTCCTCACCGCCGATGAGCGCGATTTCCCCTTCGACAGCGGCTATCGCTTCACCGACGTCGAAGGCGGTGCGAGCGTGATCGGAGACGGGCCGGCGTTACGCGAGGACTATCTGGCGCGCTTCGCCGCCGCGCGCGCCGCGCAGGAAGCACGGCTCGAAGCCGCAGGGGTGCGCCACACCGAAAGCTTCGTCGACCGGCCTGCCGACGAATCGATCGCGGCGTTGTTCGACCGCCGCACCCGCCGATGACGCCGGAGCTGCTCGCCCCGCTCGGCCTGTTGGCGCTGGCGTCGATCCTGCTGCCGATCGCGATCCATCTGGCGCGGCGGACCGAGATGCGGCCGGTCGACTTCGCCGCGCTACGCTGGCTCGACGCGCGTCCGCGCCCGCGGCAGCGCTTACGGATCGACGAATGGCTGCTGCTGGCGACGCGGATCCTGTTGCTGGCGCTGGTCGCGATCCTGCTGGCGGGACCGATCATGTGGGGCGCCGAGGATCGCCGCGCGGTCGTCGCGGTGTTTCCCGGCATAGCGGCACCGGCAATCGGCGAAGACGTGCGCGGGGTCTGGCTCGCCCCGGGCTTCCCCTCGGTCGCCGAGGTTTCGCCGCCGCGCCCCGAACGCCCCGCCACGCTGATCCGCCGGCTCGATGCTGCGCTTGCGCCGGGGGTAAAGCTGACGATCATCGTGCCGCCGGTGCTGGGCGACCTCGATGCCGAGCGCCCGCGATTGTCGCGCGAAGTCACCTGGCGCGTAGTCGATGCGCCGGTTCCCGCTGCCGCGCCGACGGTGGCACCGCCGATCGCGATCCGCCATGCCCCGTCGATGCGCGGCGCAGTCCGCTATTTCCGCGCCGCGGCCACTGCCCTGGCACCGCCTGATCGTCTGTCCGACATTGCCACCCTCGACCAACCGATACCGTCGGCAATCCGACACATCATATGGATCGATAGCGGCGAACTTCCCGCCCCGATCCTCGATCTAGCCGCAGACGGCGCAACCGTGCTCGTGGGAAGCGACACCTTGCTCGCGCTCGACGCCCCCCCGCGCACCGTCTGGCGCGACGCCGAAGGCCAGCCGCTCGCGACCGAGCAGCGCCACGGCAAGGGCCGCGTGCTTCGCCTGACACGCCCGATCGACCCCGCCGCAATGCCGATCCTGCTCGACGCGACCTTCCCCGATAGCCTCGCCCAGCTGCTCTACCCCGCCCCGCCGCCCGCGCGGGCGGCTGCCGCCGATCATGCGCCGCTGACGGGTCCCCCCGCCTGGCCGCAACCGCCGCTCGACCTCGCGCCGTGGTTCGCGCTGGCGATCGCATTGGTCTTCGCGATCGAGCGCCTGCTCGCGACCCGCCCGCGCCGGGTGATCGCATGATCGAACGCCCGATCCTCGACCGGCACCGCCGCGGCGCGAAGATACGCGTGCTGCTCGACAGCGCCGCGGTCGCGCTCCCGCTGACGCTCGGCGCGGCGGCGATCGGCTGGCGGCTGGGCGGCGTCGCGGCGGCGATGGCGGCGTTGCTCATCGGCGCGGCGGTACTGGCAGTGATCGCATGGCGACGCGGCCAGCGCTTCGACCGGCCGTGGCTGGTGTCGCGGCTCGACGCCGAGGTTGCCGCGTTCGAGGACAGCAGCGCCCTCCTGTTCGCGCCCGCAGATACGCTGCCCGGCTTTGCAGGCCTCCAACGCCGCCGGATCGAGGCACGGATCGATGCCGCGCAACCGCTCGACCTGCGAACCCCCTGGTCTGGGCGTATGATCCTGGCCGCCTGGATCGCGGGTGTCGCGCTGGTGCTCGCGGCTTGGCTCTGGCCCGATCCCCGCAACCCTGTCCCCCCGCAGCCGACCGCGACGCCCGCCACCATCGCCGGCCCGCCGCGCCTGACCGCCGCCAGCCTGCGGATCGAGCCGCCCGCCTATACCGGGCTCCCGACGCGCGAGCAGACCAGCCTCGACGCACGCGTTCCGGAAGGATCGCGGGTCAGCTGGTCGCTTGCCTTCGCGCCCGACCCCGCCGCCGCGACGATCGCCTTCCCCGGCAGCGCGAGCGTTCCACTAACCCGCAGCGGCGCGCGCTGGACCGCCGCCCACGCCGCCGCCCGCCCTGCCTTGTACCGGATCGAAGCCCCCGGCCTCCCCCGCCAACGCCTCCATCGCATCGAAACCATCGCCGACACGCCCCCCACCATCCGCGCGATCACCCCGCCCGAGCAGCTCGCCACCGTCACCCCAGGCCAACGCAGCTGGACCCCGGTGTTCGAAGCGACCGACGATTACGGCGTCGCCGCCGGCGCGGTGCTGCGGATCACCGTGACTGCGGGCGAGGGCGAGAACATCACCTTCACCCAGCGGACGACGACGCTGGCGGGCAGCGGCCCCGCCCGCCGCCGCCGCTTCGCCGCCACGCTCGACCTGGCGCGCGAAGGCCTCGCCCCGGGCGGCGACCTCATCGCGCAGCTCATCGTCGCCGACAATCGTTCGCCCACGCCGCAGCGCGTCGAGGGGCCGAGCGTGATCCTGCGCTGGCCTGCCGATCTGGCGCTCGCCGACGGGCTCGACGGCATGGCGCAGCCGGTGATGCCCGCCTATTTCCGCAGCCAGCGCCAGATCATCATCGATGCCGAAGCCCTGATCCGCGATCGCGCGCGGCTCGACGCCGACGCCTTCGCCACGCGATCGAACGCGCTCGGCGAAGACCAGGCGATCCTGCGGCTGCGCTATGGCCAGTTCGTCGGCGAGGAGGCCGAGGGCGGAGGATCGACCGGCGGCATCGCGCTGCCCACCAACGACGTGCCCGCCTTGCCCACCAACGACAGCCCCGCGCTGCCGACCAACGACGCGCCGGCCCCCGAAGCGCAGGAGCGGCAGGACCCGACGCTGGGCGACGGGCATTCGGCGGACGACGGCCACGATCACACAGCGCCCGGCGGCGCGTTCGATGCCGCGCGCAGCTTTGGTCATGTCCATGACGATAGCGACGCCTCGACGCTCTTCGCTCCGGGGACGCGAACGACGCTCGCGCAGGCGCTCGACGCGATGTGGTCGTCGGAGCGTGAGCTACGCCAGGGCGACCCACGCGCCGCATTGCCCCACGCCAACCGCGCACTCGCCTTCCTCAAGGAAGCGCAGCAGGCAACGCGCATCTTCCTGCCGCGGGTCGGCGCCGAGCTGCCGCCGATCGACCTCACCCGCCGGCTCTCGGGCGATCGCGAAGGCATCGTCGCGCGGCGGCTGCCGCAAGCCGTGCGCCCCGACCCCGAGACTATTCTCGCCGATTCATGGCGCGCGCTCGCCGACACCCCTGGCAAGCGTCCCCCGCTCCAGCTCGGCGCGCTCGATCGTTGGGTGCGCGCCAATGGCGGCAAGCTCGCCGATCCGCTGGCGCTACGGGCGGCGATCGACACATTGCGCGGCGAACCCGGCTGCGGCGAGTGTCGTGCCCAGCTGCGCGCGTTGCTGTGGCGAGCGATCGAGCCACCTGTCGCCGCGATCAAGCGCCGCGCGACCCCGCGCGCGATCGGCCGCCGCTATCTCGAGGCGCTGCGATGACCGGCGGCGCCTTCACCTGGAGCCTGATCGCGGTCGGCGGATCGCTGCTGGTGGCAAGCTGGCTGTTGGTGCGCCGGGGGCTCGGGCCGCGAAGGCTGGTGCCGCTATTGGCGTTGCAATGGCTGGCCAGCGCGGCGTTGCTGTTGTTCCTGTTCCCGCCGAGCGTGCGGATCGGCGGTGGTTCGCTGGCCGTCGTCACCAGCCCGATCGCGGCGGTTCCGACGGGTAACGTCGTGAGCTTGCCCGAAGCGGGCAGCGTGCCGGGCGCCAAGCCGGTGCCCGATTTCGCCGCCGCGATCGCGAGCGTTCCTGCGGGCACGCCGATCGAGCTGCTGGGCCTGGGACTGGTCGAGCGCGACCGGATCGCGGTCGCCAACCCGCTGCGCTTCAACCTGCCCCCACAGCCCGCGGGCATCGTCGCGATCACCTTCCCTGAACCCACCGCCCCCGGTGCGGGCTTCGTATTCGGGGGTCAGGCAAGCGGCCTGGCCGGCGGCACGGTCGAGCTGCTCGATCCGGCAGGCACCCGCGCCGCGCGCGTCCCGATCGGCACCGACGGCCAATTCGCGCTGTCGGGCATCGCGCCGGTCGCCGGCACCGCGTTGTTCACGCTGGTGGCGCGCAACCGATCGGGCGGTATCGTCGAACGGCTTGCGATCCCGGTCGACAGCCGCGAACCCACCCCGCCGCGGCTGCTGATCCTCGCCGGCGCCCCTTCGGCCGAGGTGCGCCAATTGCGCCGCTTCGCCGAGGATGCGGGGATCGAGGTCACGCTTCGCGTCGATCTCGGTGCCGGGTTGCAGACCGGCGATGCGCCGGTCGCGATCGACCGTGCGACCCTCGCCCGAACCGACCTGCTGGTGATCGACGATCGACGCTGGGAGCGCCTGGGTAGCGGCGAGCGCGGGGCGATCGGTTCGGCGGTTTCGGGCGGGATGGGGTTGCTCCTGCGGCCCACCGGCCCGCTTCCCGCCGGGGTGCGGCGCGACTGGGCGGCGCTCGGCCTCGCGGTTTCGGGAGGCGATGCCAGCCTGCCGGTGCGGATCGACGACACCCCCGACGCACTGCCGCTCGCGCGCCGCAACCTCAGCATGGGCGGCGACGACGCGGTGACGATGCTGCGCGATTCGGCGGGCGAGGCGATCGCGACATGGGCCCCGCGCGGTCGCGGTCGCGTTGGGATATCGAGCATCACCGACAGCTATGCGCTCGCGCTCACCGGCGCGCCCGAACGTTACTCGGCGCTGTGGAGCGTGATCTTCTCGACATTGGCGCGCGAAGGCGAAGCCGCACCGCCGCGCCTGTCGGCGCTGGTTCGCGCGGGCGAACGCGGCGTGGTGTGCGGGTTGACCGAAGACGCCCAACTGCTCGCCCCCGATGGCGGCACGAGCCGCTTGTTGGTCGATCGCGCCGCCAAGGATTGCGCCGCCTTCTGGCCGCTACAGGCCGGCTGGCATGTGGTCCGCGGCCCAAGGGACCGCGAGACGGCACTTTACGTTCATCCCACCGACGCTGCACCCGCGCTCGCGGCTGCGCAGCGGCGCGAGGCGACGTTGGCGTTGATCGGAACGCTATCGGGCGAGGCTGCCGAACGATCGGCCCCGGGGCCGCGCTGGCCGTGGTTCTTGTTCCTGCTAGCGCTGCTTGCGCCGCTGTGGTGGCTCGAACGACGGCGCGTGCCCACTATTTAGCGCCAAGCCTCCTTCCGTTCGCACTGATCTCGTCGAAGTGCCGTTCTTATTTGCCATGTTGGCAAGAAGGACAGTGCTTCGACAGGCTCAGCACGAACGGGGTGAGGGCAGCGCTCGCATACGGACCCTACGCCCTCGCTACAGCCACCTTTGCCTGCCCCATCGCCAGCAAATCGCGCGCCACCGCCTCGGCCACCTTGATGCCGTCGACCGCTGCCGACAGGATTCCCCCGGCATAGCCCGCCCCCTCGCCCGCCGGGTACAGCCCCGCGGTGTTGAGGCTCTGGAAATCCTCGCCTCGGGTGATCCGCAGCGGCGAGGAGGTCCGCGTCTCGACCCCGGTCAGCACCGCGTCGGGATGGTCGTAGCCCGGGATTTCGCGCCCGAACGCCACCAACGCCTCGCGCATCGCGGTCACCACGAACTCGGGGAGGCATTCGGCGAGGTCGGTCAGCTTCACGCCGGGGCGATAGGAGGGGATGACGCTGCCAAGCGCGGTCGAGGGCCGGCCGGCGAGGAAATCACCCAATTTCTGCGCCGGCGCGCTGTAATCACCGCCCCCCGCCACATAAGCGCGCTCCTCCCAATGCCGCTGGAGCGCGATCCCCGCCAGCGGATGCCCCGGATAGTCGCGGTCGGGATCGATGCCGACGACGATCCCCGAATTGGCGTTGCGCTCGTTGCGCGAATATTGGCTCATGCCGTTGGTTGCGACTCGCCCAGGCTCGGAGGTCGCCGCCACCACGGTACCGCCGGGACACATGCAGAAGCTGTAGACGGTGCGTTCGTTGGCGCAGTGATGCGACAGGCTGTACGCTGCGGCGCCCAGATCGGGATGCCCCGCGCACGGCCCGAAGCGCGCACGATCGATCCACGATTGCGGATGCTCGATCCGCACCCCGATCGAAAACGGCTTGGCCTCGAGGAACACGCCGCGATCGTGCAGCATGTGGAAGGTGTCGCGCGCGCTGTGGCCGACCGCGAGCACCACCGGCCCCACCGCCATCGCCTCGCCGGTCTGGAACCGAAGCCCGCGCAGCCGCCGCGATCCATCGGCAGCCGTCTCGACATCGATGTCCTCGACACGGTGCCCGAAGCGATATTCGCCGCCCAGCGCCTCGACGGTGGCGCGCATGCTCTCGACCATCGTCACCAGCCGGAAGGTGCCGATATGCGGATGCGCCTCGGTGAGGATTTCGGGCGGGGCGCCAGCCTTGACGAATTCGGTCAGCACCTTGCGGCCCAGATGGCGCGGGTCCTTGATCTGGCTCCACAATTTGCCGTCGGAGAAGGTGCCCGCCCCGCCCTCGCCGAACTGCACGTTCGATTCGGGGTTCAGCTCGCTTCGTCGCCACAGCCCCCAGGTATCCTTGGTACGTTCGCGCACCACCTTGCCGCGATCGAGGATGATCGGGCGGAACCCCATCTGCGCCAGCATCAGCCCCGCGAACAACCCGCACGGCCCCGCCCCTACCACCACCGG
The genomic region above belongs to Sphingomonas qomolangmaensis and contains:
- a CDS encoding AAA family ATPase, giving the protein MTDTPSEADLAARIDAIARLRVEIGRAIIGQHDVVEQLLIALFAGGHCLIEGVPGLGKTLLVRTLGEALSLEFRRVQFTPDLMPSDILGTELLEEDHGTGHRHFRFQKGPVFTNLFLADELNRTPPKTQAALLEAMQEHSVSYAGVTHRLSEPFFVLATQNPIEQAGTYPLPEAQLDRFLLNIRVDYPTEAEERAIITHTTGAAGTRVEAVMHAEDIVQIQSWVRQVHVSDALLGWVTALVRATRPGPTAPAAINHYVRWGAGPRAGQALILAAKARAMLEGRLAATREDIAALVAPVLRHRILLSFAAEAERRSPDDVIADLLAAIPAPA
- a CDS encoding DUF58 domain-containing protein → MSPLDLPHDVRRRLARLSIVPRGRSGLGGVGIHASRNRGTGMEFAQYRPYERGDELRSIDWKLYARSDRFFVRDAERESPLAVWIILDASASMAQADLATPGWSRFDAARRLAAAIAAVALAQGDRFGLIVEGGGAPIVVAPGSGPRHRDRLHLALAPLAATGVADWEGARQRLGERIGRDDVAIVLTDGFDEACIATIEALAASGRDLCTIRLLTADERDFPFDSGYRFTDVEGGASVIGDGPALREDYLARFAAARAAQEARLEAAGVRHTESFVDRPADESIAALFDRRTRR
- a CDS encoding BatA domain-containing protein, whose amino-acid sequence is MTPELLAPLGLLALASILLPIAIHLARRTEMRPVDFAALRWLDARPRPRQRLRIDEWLLLATRILLLALVAILLAGPIMWGAEDRRAVVAVFPGIAAPAIGEDVRGVWLAPGFPSVAEVSPPRPERPATLIRRLDAALAPGVKLTIIVPPVLGDLDAERPRLSREVTWRVVDAPVPAAAPTVAPPIAIRHAPSMRGAVRYFRAAATALAPPDRLSDIATLDQPIPSAIRHIIWIDSGELPAPILDLAADGATVLVGSDTLLALDAPPRTVWRDAEGQPLATEQRHGKGRVLRLTRPIDPAAMPILLDATFPDSLAQLLYPAPPPARAAAADHAPLTGPPAWPQPPLDLAPWFALAIALVFAIERLLATRPRRVIA
- a CDS encoding DUF4175 domain-containing protein, producing MIERPILDRHRRGAKIRVLLDSAAVALPLTLGAAAIGWRLGGVAAAMAALLIGAAVLAVIAWRRGQRFDRPWLVSRLDAEVAAFEDSSALLFAPADTLPGFAGLQRRRIEARIDAAQPLDLRTPWSGRMILAAWIAGVALVLAAWLWPDPRNPVPPQPTATPATIAGPPRLTAASLRIEPPAYTGLPTREQTSLDARVPEGSRVSWSLAFAPDPAAATIAFPGSASVPLTRSGARWTAAHAAARPALYRIEAPGLPRQRLHRIETIADTPPTIRAITPPEQLATVTPGQRSWTPVFEATDDYGVAAGAVLRITVTAGEGENITFTQRTTTLAGSGPARRRRFAATLDLAREGLAPGGDLIAQLIVADNRSPTPQRVEGPSVILRWPADLALADGLDGMAQPVMPAYFRSQRQIIIDAEALIRDRARLDADAFATRSNALGEDQAILRLRYGQFVGEEAEGGGSTGGIALPTNDVPALPTNDSPALPTNDAPAPEAQERQDPTLGDGHSADDGHDHTAPGGAFDAARSFGHVHDDSDASTLFAPGTRTTLAQALDAMWSSERELRQGDPRAALPHANRALAFLKEAQQATRIFLPRVGAELPPIDLTRRLSGDREGIVARRLPQAVRPDPETILADSWRALADTPGKRPPLQLGALDRWVRANGGKLADPLALRAAIDTLRGEPGCGECRAQLRALLWRAIEPPVAAIKRRATPRAIGRRYLEALR
- a CDS encoding carboxypeptidase regulatory-like domain-containing protein, whose translation is MTGGAFTWSLIAVGGSLLVASWLLVRRGLGPRRLVPLLALQWLASAALLLFLFPPSVRIGGGSLAVVTSPIAAVPTGNVVSLPEAGSVPGAKPVPDFAAAIASVPAGTPIELLGLGLVERDRIAVANPLRFNLPPQPAGIVAITFPEPTAPGAGFVFGGQASGLAGGTVELLDPAGTRAARVPIGTDGQFALSGIAPVAGTALFTLVARNRSGGIVERLAIPVDSREPTPPRLLILAGAPSAEVRQLRRFAEDAGIEVTLRVDLGAGLQTGDAPVAIDRATLARTDLLVIDDRRWERLGSGERGAIGSAVSGGMGLLLRPTGPLPAGVRRDWAALGLAVSGGDASLPVRIDDTPDALPLARRNLSMGGDDAVTMLRDSAGEAIATWAPRGRGRVGISSITDSYALALTGAPERYSALWSVIFSTLAREGEAAPPRLSALVRAGERGVVCGLTEDAQLLAPDGGTSRLLVDRAAKDCAAFWPLQAGWHVVRGPRDRETALYVHPTDAAPALAAAQRREATLALIGTLSGEAAERSAPGPRWPWFLFLLALLAPLWWLERRRVPTI
- a CDS encoding NAD(P)/FAD-dependent oxidoreductase, with the protein product MLRITELKLPIHHPEEALATAIRDRLRITPRDLVRYTIARRAHDARDKMDIQFVYSVDVTLRNEAPVLARCRRDRHVNPTPDTGYRFVAKAPADYAGPRPVVVGAGPCGLFAGLMLAQMGFRPIILDRGKVVRERTKDTWGLWRRSELNPESNVQFGEGGAGTFSDGKLWSQIKDPRHLGRKVLTEFVKAGAPPEILTEAHPHIGTFRLVTMVESMRATVEALGGEYRFGHRVEDIDVETAADGSRRLRGLRFQTGEAMAVGPVVLAVGHSARDTFHMLHDRGVFLEAKPFSIGVRIEHPQSWIDRARFGPCAGHPDLGAAAYSLSHHCANERTVYSFCMCPGGTVVAATSEPGRVATNGMSQYSRNERNANSGIVVGIDPDRDYPGHPLAGIALQRHWEERAYVAGGGDYSAPAQKLGDFLAGRPSTALGSVIPSYRPGVKLTDLAECLPEFVVTAMREALVAFGREIPGYDHPDAVLTGVETRTSSPLRITRGEDFQSLNTAGLYPAGEGAGYAGGILSAAVDGIKVAEAVARDLLAMGQAKVAVARA